A portion of the Oncorhynchus tshawytscha isolate Ot180627B unplaced genomic scaffold, Otsh_v2.0 Un_contig_1231_pilon_pilon, whole genome shotgun sequence genome contains these proteins:
- the LOC112217141 gene encoding uncharacterized protein LOC112217141 produces the protein MDEAKFIRTYNDFVDYLSDPSKRNDIERELTEAKIHHVNMTDVLFELVLFGMMTAQKSLMVHPGGFVERLYALLYSFLPTAANMEPEADRYLLLHNVRVKRLLPVYFNILSVLPVYFHIHG, from the exons ATG GACGAGGCCAAATTCATCCGTACCTATAACGACTTTGTGGACTACCTGAGTGACCCCTCCAAGCGGAATGACATTGAGAGGGAGCTGACTGAGGCAAAG ATCCATCATGTGAACATGACAGATGTCCTCTTTGAGCTGGTGCTGTTTGGGATGATGACAGCTCAGAAGTCCCTGATGGTG CACCCTGGTGGGTTCGTGGAGCGTCTGTACgctctcctgtactccttccTGCCCACTGCTGCCAACATGGAGCCAGAGGCTGACAGATACCTGCTGCTTCACAATGTAAGAGTCAAGAGGTTACTTCCTGTTTACTTCAATATTCTTAGTGTACTTCCTGTTTACTTCCATATTCATGGTTAA